A window of Salmo trutta chromosome 5, fSalTru1.1, whole genome shotgun sequence contains these coding sequences:
- the LOC115194609 gene encoding mannose-P-dolichol utilization defect 1 protein-like, whose translation MATPMMEELSKSSVLDPLKGLLLTYFMPESCYDEFFLNFNFLDVPCLKIVLSKGLGIGIILGSVMVKLPQILKLMGAKSAEGLSFNSVLLELLAITGTMTYCIANSFPFSAWGEALFLMLQTVAIGFLIMHYGGNTVKGVLFLGVYFGLVALLLSPVTPMSVVMAMQASNMPAIIIGRLIQVVTNYGNGHTGQLSAITVFLLFAGSLARIFTSIQETGDSLMALTYVISSSCNGLIAAQLLYYWNSSSTLKKKME comes from the exons ATGGCGACCCCTATGATGGAAGAACTTTCTAAGTCTTCCGTGTTGGACCCACTGAAGGGTCTCCTGCTCACCTATTTCATGCCAGAATCGTGTTACGACGAGTTTTTCCTCAATTTTAACTTTCTGGATG TACCATGTCTGAAGATTGTGCTGAGCAAAGGTCTGGGCATCGGAATCATCCTGGGGTCTGTGATGG TGAAGCTACCCCAGATACTGAAGCTGATGGGGGCTAAGAGTGCCGAGGGTCTGAGCTTCAactctgtcctgctagagctgctggCTATCACAGGAACCATGACCTACTGCATCGCTAACAGCTTCCCCTTCAG TGCCTGGGGTGAGGCCCTCTTCCTCATGTTACAGACTGTAGCCATCGGGTTCCTCATCATGCACTATGGAGGCAACACAGTCaaag gtGTCCTGTTCCTGGGGGTGTATTTTGGCCTGGTGGCTCTGCTGCTCTCCCCCGTCACCCCCATGTCTGTGGTCATGGCCATGCAGGCCTCCAACATGCCAGCTATCATCATCGGCAGG CTGATCCAGGTAGTGACTAACTATGGGAACGGACACACAGGACAGCTGTCCGCCATCACTGTGTTTCTGCTGTTCGCTGGCTCCCTGGCTCGTATATTCACCTCAATACAG GAAACAGGTGACTCCCTGATGGCCCTGACCTATGTCATATCCTCTTCCTGTAACGGCCTCATTGCTGCCCAGCTCCTGTACTACTGGAACAGCAGCTCCAcactgaagaagaagatggagtAG
- the LOC115194597 gene encoding tripartite motif-containing protein 15 isoform X2, whose product MQQPSNHSSRSPKDKSLKTVEATHSATWNKPQLSNSKGRDFEKWDAHHSEPWTKPHLNNTKPGLEHIHTFQECLQLIEELAKEVKDISKLARRRGVTGGEGSTASPSLESSRSLILLWAKELDQLQKTSTPTTEVQMTRGKRDPGGGGKDGGKDRSLEKENQRILEWATELKNVSEVCGLSDEDLKRLLDPRGVKESRLAGVLPLLEFIAWSLLSNDTEEDVSKLWLSTKQRAWRTAQVRLEPLTSHPWLAFSDDNLEVWEAAQRGDTINYPLRFDIWSCVLGCQAINTGRHYWGVEVSPTGSWRLGVTSVTAPRKGRFPMTPMKGYWTLWRSTQNTLWACCDDPPTKLPVSAMPRLVGVYLDFEEGQVSFYDAENRSHIYTFTDSFKERVVPVFGCLDGGTKIRIVPRPKMPSASASGVR is encoded by the exons ATGCAGCAGCCTAGTAACCACAGCAGCCGGTCTCCTAAG GACAAGAGTCTGAAGACTGTGGAGGCTACCCACTCAGCAACCTGGAATAAACCACAACTCAGCAACAGCAAG GGGAGGGACTTTGAGAAATGGGACGCCCACCATTCAGAACCATGGACCAAGCCTCATCTCAACAACACCAAA CCTGGCCTGGAACATATTCACACGTTCCAGGAGTGTCTACAGCTCATTGAGGAGCTAGCCAAGGAGGTGAAGGACATCAGTAAG CTTGCCAGGAGAAGAGGGGTGACGGGAGGAGAAGGTTCCACAGCATCACCTAGCTTGGAGAGCAGCCGGAGTCTCATTCTATTGTGGGCCAAGGAGCTTGACCAG CTCCAGAAGACATCCACACCAACAACAGAGGTTCAGATGACGAGAGGAAAGAGGGATCCAGGCGGAGGAGGGAAAGACGGAGGGAAAGACAGAAGTTTGGAGAAAGAGAATCAGAGAATATTGGAATGGGCAACAGAACTGAAGAATgtctcagag GTGTGTGGGCTGTCAGACGAGGACCTGAAGCGTCTGTTGGATCCGCGGGGGGTCAAGGAGTCTAGGCTAGCTGGCGTTCTGCCATTGCTGGAGTTCATCGCCTGGTCTCTACTGTCAAATGACACTGAG GAGGATGTATCAAAGCTGTGGTTGTCAACCAAACAGAGAGCATGGAGGACTG CCCAAGTGCGTCTGGAACCCCTCACCAGCCACCCCTGGCTGGCCTTCTCAGATGACAACCTTGAAGTATGGGAGGCCGCCCAGAGGGGCGACACCATAAACTATCCCCTCCGCTTCGACATCTGGTCCTGCGTTCTGGGATGCCAG GCCATCAACACAGGAAGGCACTACTGGGGAGTAGAGGTATCCCCTACAGGCAGCTGGAGACTGGGAGTGACATCTGTAACTGCACCCCGGAAAGGTCGGTTCCCCATGACCCCAATGAAGGGCTACTGGACCCTGTGGAGGAGCACCCAGAACACTCTGTGGGCCTGTTGTGATGACCCCCCGACCAAGCTACCTGTCTCAGCCATGCCTCGCCTAGTAGGGGTCTACCTGGACTTCGAGGAGGGACAGGTTTCCTTCTATGATGCAGAGAATAGGTCTCATATCTATACATTCACCGATTCGTTTAAGGAGAGGGTGGTTCCTGTGTTCGGCTGTCTCGATGGGGGTACAAAGATCAGGATTGTGCCACGGCCAAAGATGCCATCTGCATCGGCATCTGGTGTTAGATAA
- the LOC115194597 gene encoding E3 ubiquitin-protein ligase TRIM7 isoform X1, giving the protein MQQPSNHSSRSPKDKSLKTVEATHSATWNKPQLSNSKGRDFEKWDAHHSEPWTKPHLNNTKPGLEHIHTFQECLQLIEELAKEVKDISKLARRRGVTGGEGSTASPSLESSRSLILLWAKELDQLQKTSTPTTEVQMTRGKRDPGGGGKDGGKDRSLEKENQRILEWATELKNVSEVCGLSDEDLKRLLDPRGVKESRLAGVLPLLEFIAWSLLSNDTEEDVSKLWLSTKQRAWRTGIEKYIPNSVWQWIHSASTQVRLEPLTSHPWLAFSDDNLEVWEAAQRGDTINYPLRFDIWSCVLGCQAINTGRHYWGVEVSPTGSWRLGVTSVTAPRKGRFPMTPMKGYWTLWRSTQNTLWACCDDPPTKLPVSAMPRLVGVYLDFEEGQVSFYDAENRSHIYTFTDSFKERVVPVFGCLDGGTKIRIVPRPKMPSASASGVR; this is encoded by the exons ATGCAGCAGCCTAGTAACCACAGCAGCCGGTCTCCTAAG GACAAGAGTCTGAAGACTGTGGAGGCTACCCACTCAGCAACCTGGAATAAACCACAACTCAGCAACAGCAAG GGGAGGGACTTTGAGAAATGGGACGCCCACCATTCAGAACCATGGACCAAGCCTCATCTCAACAACACCAAA CCTGGCCTGGAACATATTCACACGTTCCAGGAGTGTCTACAGCTCATTGAGGAGCTAGCCAAGGAGGTGAAGGACATCAGTAAG CTTGCCAGGAGAAGAGGGGTGACGGGAGGAGAAGGTTCCACAGCATCACCTAGCTTGGAGAGCAGCCGGAGTCTCATTCTATTGTGGGCCAAGGAGCTTGACCAG CTCCAGAAGACATCCACACCAACAACAGAGGTTCAGATGACGAGAGGAAAGAGGGATCCAGGCGGAGGAGGGAAAGACGGAGGGAAAGACAGAAGTTTGGAGAAAGAGAATCAGAGAATATTGGAATGGGCAACAGAACTGAAGAATgtctcagag GTGTGTGGGCTGTCAGACGAGGACCTGAAGCGTCTGTTGGATCCGCGGGGGGTCAAGGAGTCTAGGCTAGCTGGCGTTCTGCCATTGCTGGAGTTCATCGCCTGGTCTCTACTGTCAAATGACACTGAG GAGGATGTATCAAAGCTGTGGTTGTCAACCAAACAGAGAGCATGGAGGACTG GAATCGAAAAGTACATCCCTAATTCTGTATGGCAATGGATTCACAGTGCTTCAA CCCAAGTGCGTCTGGAACCCCTCACCAGCCACCCCTGGCTGGCCTTCTCAGATGACAACCTTGAAGTATGGGAGGCCGCCCAGAGGGGCGACACCATAAACTATCCCCTCCGCTTCGACATCTGGTCCTGCGTTCTGGGATGCCAG GCCATCAACACAGGAAGGCACTACTGGGGAGTAGAGGTATCCCCTACAGGCAGCTGGAGACTGGGAGTGACATCTGTAACTGCACCCCGGAAAGGTCGGTTCCCCATGACCCCAATGAAGGGCTACTGGACCCTGTGGAGGAGCACCCAGAACACTCTGTGGGCCTGTTGTGATGACCCCCCGACCAAGCTACCTGTCTCAGCCATGCCTCGCCTAGTAGGGGTCTACCTGGACTTCGAGGAGGGACAGGTTTCCTTCTATGATGCAGAGAATAGGTCTCATATCTATACATTCACCGATTCGTTTAAGGAGAGGGTGGTTCCTGTGTTCGGCTGTCTCGATGGGGGTACAAAGATCAGGATTGTGCCACGGCCAAAGATGCCATCTGCATCGGCATCTGGTGTTAGATAA